The region AGAGGATCTGCCCGGAGTCGACCGTCCCGGTGTCGCGGCGCAGGTCGCCGGCGTCCTGCGGGATGGACGGCAGCGGCAGCCGGGACAGCCGGAAGGACAGCATCGGCAGGAACGGCGAGATCGCCAGCGCCGCGGTCGCGACGACGGCCGCGGTCGCCGCGCCGCTCAGCGTCGTGACGGTCGCGATCGTCGTCCCGATTGCGGTCAGCAGGGCGACGGTGATCACCGCGACGAGCCCGGCGACGCCCGCGCCGATCACCGCGAGCAGCACGGTCGCGGCGAGCGCCGCCGCGCTCACGCCCACGAGCACCTGCGGCGCGCCGAAGTCGGCCAGCGCGTGATCGTCGCCCACCCCGGTGGCGCCGGCCACCGCGGCGAAGGCGACCGCGAAACCGCCGGCGGCGAGCGCGGGGACCCGCCGCCGGTAGACCCGCGCGATCGCCACCGCGGTCAGCAGCAGCAGCACCGACGTCGCCGCGGCGCCGGCGAGGGAGGGCACCCAGTCGGGGCCGATCGCCAGCAGCACGACGAGGGCGAAGACCAGCAGGGCGCCGGCCAGCGTCGCCGCGGCGCGCAGGGTGTACTCCGGCGCCCAACGCGCGGTCCGGGTCAGCACGCCCGTCGCGACGGCGTCGAGCACGTCGTCGAACGCCACCTCGGGCAGGTGGGTGGCGCGGGTGCGCAGGTGCAGGACGTCGCCGTCGCGGACGCCGCAGGCAGCGAGGCTCGTCGCCGGGTCGAGCGGGGCCTCGCCGGCGCGCTGCAGGATCCAGCCG is a window of Jatrophihabitans endophyticus DNA encoding:
- the eccD gene encoding type VII secretion integral membrane protein EccD, with amino-acid sequence MSASVVANSTRLTIISSTLRVDLAVPMQLSVAELLTIVVSSLGRETADLGATEGGWILQRAGEAPLDPATSLAACGVRDGDVLHLRTRATHLPEVAFDDVLDAVATGVLTRTARWAPEYTLRAAATLAGALLVFALVVLLAIGPDWVPSLAGAAATSVLLLLTAVAIARVYRRRVPALAAGGFAVAFAAVAGATGVGDDHALADFGAPQVLVGVSAAALAATVLLAVIGAGVAGLVAVITVALLTAIGTTIATVTTLSGAATAAVVATAALAISPFLPMLSFRLSRLPLPSIPQDAGDLRRDTGTVDSGQILSQAVRADQFLTGLVAGTAVAIAGAAVLVADEGVSERVLAVVLGLVLLLRARLFSGRAQRVALLATGAIALLAVLVTATADAHGTVRVLAFVAPAVVVALALFGCAVTLPGRRYSPPLSRTADIVESLLVLSVIPLALAVMGVYGAARGLPTP